One Heterodontus francisci isolate sHetFra1 chromosome 13, sHetFra1.hap1, whole genome shotgun sequence genomic window, agggaaaaactttccccactggtggagggcacagaattaagataattggcaaaaggagcaaTAGCAACGTGAGAAAAAAACTCAtgtaacgagtggttaggatctggaatgtactgtctgagagtgtgatggtggcgggttcaatcgaggcattcaaagaggaattgaatcgctatctgaaaaggaagaacgtgcaagtCTATGGGGAGAAGGCTGAGGAGCGGCACTAgttaaactgctctttcggagactCAGCAgaagacatgacaggccaaatgggctccttctgtgctgtaacaattctgtgacactGTGACTAGTGCCAGGATATAATTATTTATTCATGTGCCCTGACAGTGACTGTTGGCATGTTATATGACTGTGTAGAGGCATCAGGAGTCACTGGATGGCAATCTGAATTGTGAATCATGGCTGCTTATAGTTCCCTAATTGAGCTATACTGATGAGCTAAGTCACCCAACTAGCCTGAAATCTACATTCATAGCTTTGTCACTTCTAGTTTTGGCTTTTCCAAACTTCTCCTTGCCAGCTTCCTATGCTCCATCGTATATGAACTTTATCAACTGGTATTAAACTCCTGTAGCTGCATCTTTACACTTGCATCTCACTTCCCTATTTTTGTTTTTACCAACTCCATTGCTCCCCTTACAGCACATTGATTCAAGATCTTGATCACCTTTTAAAAATCATCCCAAGCCTTCACCGCACATTTTTATACTCTCCTAGTTCTGCATGGCAGTACGTACCACTCATCCTCCCATTCAATTATCCATTGGAGTCTTCAGCTGTCTGCACCTTACCATTTGGAACTCTCCCCATCATCCCCCACCTTAAAGCCTGTCACCTCCTTTAATTGTTCTGCTGCTTGAAAGTCTTATGTTAACCACAACTTGCTGAATTTACCATATGATTTGACAGTGAGCTTGACAAGAAGATCTCAGATTTTTTTTAGTTAGTGACTAATTTGTTGATCTACTGAGAGAGACACTTAAAAGTTGAGCTCTGTACTCCCAGGTTAGGATCGGGTGGTGGAATTAAAAGATCAATCCTGCTACTCTGACTGCTAGGCAATCTCTGCTGGAAGAATAGGGTTAGCAGCTGTAATAGCCAATGGTTGCGTATCTGCCTGACACTCAACACTTAACGTAAAATTGTATTTTGGGTAACATGCCTAAATTACTGCCATCTATAGAATCATACATCATCATGAGTCATAATCTTCAGGAGAGGTTAGGGCAACAAAATGTCTTGCAATAATGCTTAGAACAGTCACAATTTTAATAGTGGCATGTCTGGTTTTTGTGTCCAGTATTTGAAAGAAAATTATAACCATATTGGGCTTCTCCATTTGTAAATTGTTTTAGAATCCTATAGTAGATCAAGTGGGAGAAGTGGTGACTTTTGTGAAGTGACAAGTAATCCAAAGCTTGCAGATTTTATTTTTGTGTTGATCTAGTATTTCTCATCTCAGTTCCATGCAGTGTAAATAAATTTAAGTAATTTGAGAGTCATGAGTTTTAGATACATATGGATTTTGCTTTTTTTGTACATCTCTGAAGCTAAAGATAGCATTTGTCAAGTGATTACTTACAAATATCCTGAAATGTATGAACTGTTGCAGGAAAGAAACAGAAAAAAGGTTTTAAGGATGATGCTGACATGTTTGCTGCAGCAGAAGAGGTGAGTAGTATACCATCCTTTTTAAAACTTTAAGGTAACAACAGTTCTCCTACACTTGACTGTAGTTCAAGCAATTTATGCATGTGTAAATTGCTCCACTAGTTGGAATCGGCAATCTTCCAAGAAGCATGAATATTACTCAATTATTTAGAACTCTGAAGAAAGTCAAACTGCAGTTAAATCAAAATATGTAAAGTGAAGGAATAACTGGTACCATTTAATGCAGCATGGATGAAAACATTTTGTTTTTTGCAGTAGCTTCAACTAAATTTATTTTTGCCTTTTTTTACAGTTTGGTTATCTACTAGATGAAAATGCAGGATCAAAGTTTGATAACATTGGCATAAATGCAATGGCAAACAAAGATAAAGCAAGTAAGTAACTGCTATCTGTATAAAGAGAAAAAGCTAAATGCTTTCTGACAAGTACACAAAAATTGTATTCATTTTTGAAATCTACTTCAGTATAACCTTGAAAAAAAATTTGTATGTGAAAATCAGATTCCATCCTTTTTGATTTTAATTATTTTGTCAAGATCTGTCATTGGCTAGATACTAGCCAGGTAGATTTATCTATTGTAGATGCTTTCCCATTTGAAAATTTCATGGTGGTTCACTGTTGAGTATCAAGCATATGTCATTTCCCTAGGTATGAAGCAGCTACAGTGGGAATCTGATCGTGATGCTTGGATCAGAGGCAAAGATACGCAAACATTACGTAAGCAGAAGAAGAAATTCAAGGCCATGAAACTGAAAAACAAACAGAAAAGATTTTTAAACAAGAATGTTTACTAAATCAGTTGTATAAAACATTGTTCCTTATCTCTTACCCAAGTCAAACTTTTATATATTTAGACTTTGTACTTACATATTTACTGGTTATGGCTGTTGGACCAGGTTTCCTGATCCTGTTCTCTGATTCCATAAACTCCCGCCCACTCATTggatttataataaactgaaaagTGTGAAAAAATTTATTTTGAATCAATTATACATTTTTATATTTTTGATCTTTAAATCACCCAACATCAGGAAAAATCCCTCACTGCAGTGTCCTCTCTGTCCTtaaaacagttttttaaaaaaaagcacttcATCCTTTATCAAAAGTGTAACATGAAAGTGGAATGAGATGGTAATATGACTGGTGTGCAGAAGACACCAGTTCCTCAATTATTCAAATGGTGGTACACAATTACAAAAGTTGACATCTAaaaatttctagatattaaaaacaTTTAGTTCACACCACAACTAAGTCACATTTGGACAAACATCTTTTGACGCTATCTTGGTTATGTTTGACTCTCCATGGATACGTGCTATAGTACACTTGAATTTGAAGAGTTGTTTAGAAACTTTCAAAATATTTATAGTTTTACAGCATATGCTCTTTCTAACCTGGTCCGAACAAATAGGACAGTACTCACCTTCCAAAATCGAGGGAAACCTTCTGTTTATTGTGTGTCTGAATTCTGGAAAAAAATACAAATGTCAGCTACACTTTGCTTTAAACTGCACAGAGATAAAATACTGTACAAATAGTCACCTGCGAGCAAAAGCGTTTTAATTTTCCTGTGGAAAACCTTCCTTGTTTAGGGGACGCATAAAGCAAAAATGTCAGCTCAATGTTAATTTTTCACAGTGCAGATTCTGAAAACACTGTCAGGTGGCACAACACAAAGAAGCAATTTGTACAAAATAATTTGAAATAACATGCCTTCCATCTATTCAAATAACTCCAGTTAAGCTTACCAAATGCATTAATTGTCATGTTTTAGATTTGTACTTTTCTGCTAAAATCTCAAGCTGTTCAAGTATTAACTGAACAAAAGTGAGTTAGTCCTGCTTCAGTGGTTAAACTATGAAGGAAGATGTTGCAATGCTCGGTTAGGTGAATGCAGCAGTCATACTTACCTTGACTGGAATTCATCCGATGAAACAGCCAGTATGCTCCTACTACACCTGCAACTTCCAGGAATAAAACTCCCTTAAAGAGTTTTCTTGCTAATGGTTCCATAGTTTTAGGTGTCATTCTTAAAGAAAAACAGGGGAAGTCCATAAATATCATTTTTATACCTTGTAaacgaagacttgcatttatatagtgcctttcacaaccttgagACACccccaaatgctttacagccaatgaagtacttttgaaatatagccaCTGTTTTAAAGTAGGAAATACAGTGGCCAACTTGCTCACAGCAATGTGAAaaggaccagataatttgtttttatgtTGATcagaggataaatattgaccaggacactgggaacagctcttctttgaattagtggcatgggatctctgtttcatgtctcatctgaaaggcagcactccctcataggccttgatttttgtgctcaggtcttggAGTAGTATTAAAACCCATAAACTTCTGACTTCGGTGAAACTAAACCACAAATTAAAATAAACTATTCCAAAGATAGCAATTTTTAATAGTCAGTGATTAATTATGTACTCTTTACAAGGTACAAGGAAATGCAGATTTTTATTTTAAAATCAGTCATTTGCAATGGATCTTTTCCCTAATAGTGATACAGTATGATAATTCATATTGACTGTGGCTGGTGCTCTGGTATAGCACTGTGCCACAAAGTAGTAGAGTTGGGTTCTTCGTTACTTAATGATCTTGGATGTGACAGTCATTTCCCACAGTGAGGTTGAGAGAAAACATAAGCAAGTTAGGTTGAATCTGTGCAGATATCAAAAGCAACACTTGACAGTCAAAACAGTGAACTAGAACACAGAAAACAAGACGTCACAAAATACACACGAGGATACCCATTCTGCCCATCCAACAGAACTTGCAATTCTCTCAATCTGTTCAATTTCTTAAAGATGATTCCAGCTCTTTTTGTCTACTATATAAACCCACAATGAAATTCTGGATGTAGTACTCCAACCTGTTCAAGCCACACATGTTTCTCACCTCAGGATGCAGGTCCTGGATGATGAATTCACTTGAAAAGCCTCCCCTTGACCCCAGTTTCTCCTCAACCCACAAGCAATTTTCTTAATTTTAATAGTTACTGTCTTtgctgtgggaaagtgggaaactgtccactttggcaggaagaataaaaaagcagcaaattatctaaatggtgagagattgcagagctctgagaagcagagggatctggtgtccttgtgcatgaatcgcaaaaggttagtctgcaggttcaacaagtaattaggagagctaatagaatgttattgtttattgcaagaggaatcgaatacaaaagtagggaggttatgtttcagttatacagaaccttggtgagaccacatctggagtactatgtacagtactggtctccttatttaaggaaggatgtaaatgcgttggaagcaattcagaaaaggtttactagactaatacctggaatgggcagactttgaggaaaggttgcacaggctgggcttgtatctgctggagttcagaagagtaagaggcgacttgattgaaaaatacaatatcctgagaggtcttgacagggtggatgtggaaaggatgttctcctttgtgggaaaatctagaactaggggtcgcctatttaagaccgagatgagaaaagttttctctgagggtcgtgagtctttggaactcttcctcaaaaggcagtggaagcagagtttttaaatatttttaaggcagaggtagataaattcttaagCAAGGGAGCGAAAGGGTGTCAGGGGGAGGTGGGATTAGaaagtagatgtacaaagggacctgggtgttctcgttaataggtcactgaaagctaacatgcaggtgcagcaagcaattaggaagactaatggtatgttagtctttattgcaagaggatttgagta contains:
- the LOC137376554 gene encoding protein CEBPZOS-like is translated as MTPKTMEPLARKLFKGVLFLEVAGVVGAYWLFHRMNSSQEFRHTINRRFPSILEVYYKSNEWAGVYGIREQDQETWSNSHNQ